One genomic region from Nitrospira sp. encodes:
- a CDS encoding MoaD/ThiS family protein yields the protein MVTIQLFGMTKMLAGNQGTLSLSLHDGKRVKDLVSVIDAAYPKIGELLQKKKVLVSVNQEIAHEDLEVNDGDEIALLPPFAGGNHRSTR from the coding sequence ATGGTCACGATCCAACTTTTCGGGATGACCAAGATGCTGGCCGGTAACCAAGGGACGCTGTCTCTGTCGCTGCACGACGGGAAACGGGTGAAGGACCTGGTGTCGGTGATCGATGCGGCCTATCCGAAGATCGGCGAGTTGTTGCAGAAGAAAAAGGTGCTGGTGTCGGTCAATCAAGAGATCGCACACGAGGACCTTGAAGTGAACGACGGAGATGAAATTGCGTTATTGCCACCCTTCGCGGGTGGAAATCATAGGAGCACGCGATGA
- a CDS encoding molybdenum cofactor biosynthesis protein MoaE, producing MSLEQVTKADQPATDDEAMLVRVQREDFSIDEELKRVRRRSKRIGGIAMFLGTARDRSKGKDVDGITFEHYEGMAQKKLREIRERAIKDFGVIEVLVLHRYGEITIGENIVLIIAAAEHRAEAFRACQWAIDELKQITPIWKLEHTPEGEVWVEEHP from the coding sequence ATGAGTCTTGAGCAGGTCACGAAAGCCGACCAGCCCGCGACCGACGACGAGGCGATGCTGGTTCGTGTGCAACGGGAAGATTTTTCAATCGACGAGGAACTGAAGCGGGTACGCCGGCGCTCCAAACGGATCGGCGGCATTGCCATGTTCCTGGGCACGGCCCGTGACCGCTCGAAGGGGAAGGATGTGGACGGCATCACCTTCGAGCATTACGAAGGCATGGCGCAGAAGAAACTCCGCGAGATTCGCGAGCGTGCCATCAAGGATTTCGGTGTGATCGAAGTGCTGGTCCTGCACCGGTACGGTGAGATCACGATCGGAGAGAACATTGTGTTGATCATCGCCGCGGCCGAGCATCGCGCCGAGGCCTTCCGTGCCTGCCAGTGGGCGATCGACGAACTGAAGCAAATTACGCCGATTTGGAAACTCGAGCACACCCCCGAAGGAGAGGTGTGGGTCGAGGAGCACCCGTAG
- the moaA gene encoding GTP 3',8-cyclase MoaA: MDHHMLDTPAPTIFDRLGRPLRSLRLSVTDRCNLRCKYCMPEDDYAWLPRDTILTFEEMAELTAIFTELGVDKVRLTGGEPLLRRDLPRFVRQLSENRRITEIALTSNGVLMADQAADLSFAGLNRVTISLDTLRADRFRTLTKRDLHHQVFDGIKAVVQAGFPSLKFDTVVIKGYNDDELIDLIEYGKTVGGEVRFIEYMDVGGATDWSMNQVLSRAEMLERIGRHYGGVQPIVENSVAPAERFRLPDGTSFGIIPSTTTPFCRSCDRSRLTADGMWYLCLYAKDGLDLRAPLRQGRSRDEIKSLITAAWEGRADRGAEERKALEALGLREQRLIEINRLREDPHLEMHARGG, encoded by the coding sequence ATGGACCACCACATGCTCGATACACCCGCTCCTACAATTTTCGACCGGCTAGGGCGTCCGCTCCGCAGTCTGCGCCTGTCTGTGACCGACCGCTGCAACCTTCGGTGCAAGTATTGTATGCCCGAAGACGACTATGCCTGGTTGCCGCGCGATACCATCCTGACCTTTGAGGAGATGGCCGAACTCACGGCGATTTTCACGGAGCTGGGGGTGGACAAGGTCCGGTTGACGGGCGGGGAGCCGTTGTTGCGTCGCGACCTCCCGCGGTTTGTCCGGCAGTTGTCGGAAAATCGACGGATTACGGAGATCGCCCTCACCAGCAACGGCGTGCTCATGGCGGATCAGGCTGCCGACCTGTCGTTTGCCGGGTTGAATCGCGTCACGATCAGCCTGGACACCCTGCGGGCCGACCGGTTCCGCACCTTGACCAAGCGCGATCTCCATCATCAGGTGTTCGACGGCATCAAGGCGGTGGTGCAGGCCGGCTTTCCCTCGCTGAAATTCGACACGGTCGTTATCAAAGGGTACAACGACGACGAACTCATCGATTTGATTGAATACGGAAAGACAGTGGGCGGCGAGGTCCGGTTCATCGAATACATGGATGTGGGAGGGGCCACGGACTGGTCCATGAATCAGGTACTTTCGCGGGCGGAGATGCTGGAGCGCATCGGCCGACACTACGGCGGGGTACAACCGATCGTCGAGAACAGTGTCGCGCCGGCGGAGCGGTTCCGATTGCCGGACGGCACCAGCTTCGGCATCATTCCGTCCACCACGACGCCCTTTTGCCGTTCCTGCGATCGGAGTCGCCTCACGGCGGACGGCATGTGGTATCTCTGTCTGTATGCGAAGGACGGCCTCGACCTGCGGGCGCCGTTGCGCCAGGGCCGCTCCCGCGACGAGATCAAATCGTTGATCACCGCTGCCTGGGAAGGGCGGGCGGATCGGGGTGCCGAAGAGCGCAAGGCTCTCGAAGCGCTCGGCCTGCGGGAACAACGACTCATCGAAATCAACCGTCTACGCGAAGATCCCCACCTGGAAATGCATGCGCGAGGGGGCTGA
- a CDS encoding urease accessory protein has translation MFDPHTLTILSLGFVLGLRHALDADHLAALSTVLAERPTVQASTAIGFFWGLGHTLMLLCVGTLLLALNLTIPETLASLFEFAVGVMLVVLGLSLALRIYREQWHLHTHEHDGQPHVHLHSHHLQPDHAHGHWYQGSLRPLLIGMAHGLAGSAALMLIVLSTVTGIGQGIGYIVVFGVGSILGMVGVGAILSLPVVYSVTVGPRAYWMVQGLACLASIGLGLLMMVRIGLGSGWS, from the coding sequence ATGTTCGATCCTCATACCCTGACCATCTTGAGTCTCGGATTCGTGCTGGGGCTGCGTCATGCCCTGGACGCGGACCATCTTGCTGCGCTCTCCACGGTGTTGGCGGAGCGTCCGACGGTGCAGGCTTCCACGGCCATCGGGTTTTTTTGGGGGCTCGGGCACACGCTGATGTTGTTGTGTGTCGGGACCCTGCTGCTGGCCTTGAACCTCACAATTCCTGAAACCCTGGCCAGTCTGTTCGAGTTTGCCGTCGGGGTGATGCTGGTGGTGCTCGGCCTCTCGCTGGCGCTCCGGATCTACCGGGAGCAATGGCACCTCCATACGCATGAACACGATGGGCAGCCGCACGTGCATCTACATAGCCACCATCTGCAGCCGGATCACGCGCACGGACATTGGTATCAGGGATCGCTACGGCCGCTCTTGATCGGGATGGCTCATGGACTGGCAGGATCGGCGGCGCTGATGTTGATCGTGCTCTCAACGGTGACGGGGATCGGCCAGGGCATCGGCTATATCGTGGTGTTCGGCGTGGGGTCTATTCTCGGCATGGTCGGCGTCGGGGCGATACTGAGTCTGCCGGTGGTCTATTCTGTCACGGTTGGTCCGCGCGCCTATTGGATGGTGCAGGGCTTGGCTTGTCTGGCAAGTATTGGCTTGGGATTGTTGATGATGGTCCGGATCGGGCTGGGCAGCGGTTGGTCCTAA